In the Streptomyces sp. f51 genome, one interval contains:
- the ngcE gene encoding N-acetylglucosamine/diacetylchitobiose ABC transporter substrate-binding protein, whose protein sequence is MGSTSAENSSPEGVGRRDLIKRSAALGLITVPTMSFLSACASGGGDDKSTDKGTGKTSKDNPFGVKKGGGKLDVVVFKGGYGDDYAKAWEAAFDKKWGSKSAHTGTQEITGKLQPRFNGGNPPDIVDDSGAQQIKLDVLYKNGQLLDLAAVLDAPSIDDPSKKVRDTLIPGTLDPGLQGGKVVSLNYIYTVWGLWYSGKLFKEKGWEVPKTWDAFLAICKDAKSQGIGGLAHQGKYPYYINVAIMDLIAKHGGLDAMKAIDNLDPKAFVGSDAALAAIEAIYEVVEKGYLMAGTNGLTHTESQTRWNQYKAAFITCGSWLENEQLKQTPTDFDMKFMPMPSLSGDKLPFEAIRAGSGEPFIIPAKAANLPEAQEFMRSMLSKEWSTIFAQKANSLTILKDGVSDGVQLRPGTQSTVEASKAAGTNSFNYLYPNWYSEMDVSIQNASNELMSKRIQPKEWLKRAQAAVDKAAKDPASKKNHRD, encoded by the coding sequence ATGGGATCCACTTCCGCCGAGAACAGCAGCCCCGAGGGTGTCGGCCGTCGCGACCTCATCAAGAGGTCGGCCGCACTTGGCCTGATCACCGTCCCGACCATGAGCTTCCTGTCCGCCTGTGCGAGCGGGGGCGGTGACGACAAGTCGACCGACAAGGGCACCGGCAAGACCAGCAAGGACAACCCCTTCGGTGTGAAGAAGGGCGGCGGCAAGCTCGACGTCGTCGTCTTCAAGGGCGGCTACGGCGACGACTACGCCAAGGCGTGGGAAGCGGCGTTCGACAAGAAGTGGGGCAGCAAGAGCGCCCACACCGGCACCCAGGAGATCACCGGCAAGCTCCAGCCGCGCTTCAACGGCGGCAACCCGCCGGACATCGTCGACGACTCGGGCGCCCAGCAGATCAAGCTGGACGTGCTCTACAAGAACGGCCAGCTCCTCGACCTCGCCGCCGTCCTCGACGCCCCCTCCATCGACGACCCGTCGAAGAAGGTCCGCGACACGCTGATCCCGGGCACGCTCGACCCGGGCCTCCAGGGCGGCAAGGTCGTCTCCCTCAACTACATCTACACGGTGTGGGGGTTGTGGTACTCCGGCAAGCTCTTCAAGGAGAAGGGCTGGGAGGTTCCCAAGACCTGGGACGCCTTCCTCGCCATCTGCAAGGACGCCAAGTCGCAGGGCATCGGCGGTCTCGCGCACCAGGGCAAGTACCCGTACTACATCAACGTCGCCATCATGGACCTGATCGCCAAGCACGGCGGTCTCGACGCCATGAAGGCGATCGACAACCTCGACCCCAAGGCGTTCGTCGGCTCCGACGCCGCGCTCGCGGCCATCGAGGCCATCTACGAGGTCGTCGAAAAGGGCTACCTGATGGCCGGCACCAACGGCCTGACCCACACCGAGTCGCAGACCCGGTGGAACCAGTACAAGGCTGCGTTCATCACCTGTGGCTCCTGGCTGGAGAACGAGCAGCTCAAGCAGACCCCGACGGACTTCGACATGAAGTTCATGCCGATGCCCAGCCTCTCGGGCGACAAGCTGCCGTTCGAGGCGATCCGGGCCGGCTCCGGCGAGCCGTTCATCATCCCGGCGAAGGCCGCGAACCTGCCCGAGGCACAGGAGTTCATGCGCTCCATGCTCTCCAAGGAATGGTCGACGATCTTCGCCCAGAAGGCCAACTCGCTCACCATCCTCAAGGACGGCGTGTCCGACGGCGTGCAGCTGCGTCCCGGTACGCAGTCCACGGTCGAGGCCTCCAAGGCGGCCGGCACCAACAGCTTCAACTACCTGTACCCCAACTGGTACAGCGAGATGGACGTCTCGATCCAGAACGCGTCCAACGAGCTGATGTCCAAGCGCATCCAGCCCAAGGAATGGCTGAAGCGCGCCCAGGCGGCGGTCGACAAGGCGGCCAAGGACCCGGCGTCCAAGAAGAACCACCGCGACTGA
- a CDS encoding GH92 family glycosyl hydrolase, with the protein MLAASQGVAVALPAQAAKADREFSSSFEPGDPAPDWLNTVDTAPDGTKRSSGVDGGYSTGIPGNVTDHVTDVRASGENTGAGEVKENLVDGEAGTKWLTFEPTGWAEFDLDAPVKAVTYALTSANDHDERDPADWTLQGSTDGKDWKTLDTRSGESFGERFQTKTYDIQSPVEYQHFRLDVTKNNGGDILQIADVQFSTGRSDDPTPKDMLSLVDRGPSGSPTAKAGAGFTGKRALRYAGTHKGDGRAYSYNKVFDVNVAVGRDTELSYRIFPSMADGDRDYDATNVAVDLVFTDGTSLSALNAVDSHGFALTPQGQGAAKVLYVNQWNNVTSRIGSVAAGKTVDRILLAYDSPKGPAKFRGWLDDVALRRAAPQKPARHLADYALTTRGTNSSGGFSRGNDFPATAVPHGFNFWTPVTNAGSLSWLYDYARANNADNLPTIQAFSASHEPSPWMGDRQTFQVMPSAASGTPDTGRTARELAFRHENETARPYYYGVTFENGLKAEMAPTDHAAALRFTYPGDDASVIFDNVTEQAGLTLDTSAGVVTGYSDVKSGLSTGATRLFVYGVFDAPVTEGSASGVKGYMRFKAGADHTVTLRLATSLISIDQAKDNLRQEIPDGTSFDAVKKDARRQWDRLFGRIEVQGATPDQLTTLYSSMYRLYLYPNSGFEKVGSTYQYASPFSPMPGPDTATHTGAKIVDGKVYVNNGFWDTYRTTWPAYSFLTPHQAGEMVDGFVQQYKDGGWTSRWSSPGYADLMTGTSSDVAFADAYVKGVDFDAKSAYDAALKNATVVPPTSGVGRKGMATSPFLGYTSTSTGEGLSWAMEGYVNDYGIAQMGKALYRKTGEKRYKEESDYFLNRSQDYVNLFDSKAGFFQGRDAKGNWRVDSATYDPRVWGYDYTETDGWGYAFTAPQDSRGLANLYGGRAALADKLDTYFSTPETASPDTVGSYGGVIHEMTEARDVRMGQYGHSNQVAHHVNYMYDAAGQPWKAQKNIREVLSRLYTGSEIGQGYHGDEDNGEQSAWYLFSSLGFYPLVMGSGEYAIGSPLFTKATVHLENGKDLVVKAPRNSTKNVYVQGVRFNGKRWNSTSLPHSLITRGGVLEFDMGAEPSSWGTGKDAAPVSVTEDDKVPAPRADTLKGDGPLFDNTSATDATVTSVDLPVGGDTRGVQYTLTSSDHTKAPTGWTLQGSADGTTWTDLDKRSGESFPWDRQTRVFTVASPGSYAHYRLVLDGESTLAEVELLA; encoded by the coding sequence CTGTTAGCGGCCTCCCAGGGCGTCGCGGTCGCCCTGCCCGCCCAAGCGGCCAAGGCCGACCGGGAGTTCAGCTCCTCGTTCGAACCGGGCGATCCGGCCCCGGACTGGCTCAACACGGTGGACACCGCCCCCGACGGGACGAAGCGGTCCTCGGGCGTCGACGGCGGGTACAGCACCGGCATCCCCGGCAATGTGACCGACCACGTCACCGACGTGCGGGCGAGCGGCGAGAACACCGGCGCGGGCGAGGTCAAGGAGAACCTCGTCGACGGCGAGGCCGGCACCAAGTGGCTGACCTTCGAGCCCACCGGCTGGGCGGAGTTCGACCTGGACGCGCCGGTCAAGGCGGTCACGTACGCGCTCACATCCGCAAACGACCACGACGAGCGCGACCCCGCGGACTGGACCCTCCAGGGCTCCACCGACGGCAAGGACTGGAAGACCCTCGACACCCGCTCCGGCGAGTCCTTCGGCGAGCGGTTCCAGACGAAGACGTACGACATCCAGAGTCCCGTCGAGTACCAGCACTTCCGGCTCGACGTCACGAAGAACAACGGCGGCGACATCCTCCAGATCGCCGACGTCCAGTTCTCGACGGGTCGGAGCGACGACCCGACGCCCAAGGACATGCTTTCCCTCGTGGACCGGGGTCCCAGCGGCTCGCCGACCGCCAAGGCGGGCGCGGGGTTCACCGGCAAGCGGGCCCTGCGCTACGCCGGCACCCACAAGGGTGACGGCCGTGCGTACTCGTACAACAAGGTCTTCGACGTGAACGTGGCCGTCGGGCGCGACACCGAACTGTCGTACCGGATCTTCCCGTCGATGGCGGACGGCGACCGGGACTACGACGCCACGAACGTGGCCGTGGACCTGGTCTTCACCGACGGCACCTCGCTGAGCGCTCTGAACGCCGTGGACAGCCACGGATTCGCGCTGACACCGCAGGGCCAGGGCGCCGCCAAGGTGCTGTACGTCAACCAGTGGAACAACGTGACCTCGCGGATCGGTTCCGTCGCGGCCGGGAAGACCGTCGACCGGATCCTCCTCGCCTACGACTCGCCGAAGGGCCCCGCGAAGTTCCGCGGCTGGCTCGACGACGTCGCGCTGCGCCGGGCCGCTCCGCAGAAGCCCGCACGGCATCTGGCCGACTACGCGCTCACCACCCGCGGCACCAACTCCAGCGGCGGCTTCTCGCGGGGCAACGACTTCCCGGCGACGGCCGTCCCGCACGGCTTCAACTTCTGGACGCCGGTGACCAACGCGGGCTCGCTGAGCTGGCTGTACGACTACGCCCGCGCCAACAACGCGGACAACCTGCCCACCATCCAGGCGTTCAGCGCGAGCCACGAGCCGAGCCCCTGGATGGGCGACCGGCAGACCTTCCAGGTGATGCCGTCGGCCGCCTCCGGCACCCCGGACACCGGCCGGACCGCCCGTGAACTGGCCTTCCGGCACGAGAACGAGACCGCGCGGCCGTACTACTACGGGGTGACCTTCGAGAACGGTCTCAAGGCGGAGATGGCCCCGACCGATCACGCCGCCGCCCTGCGGTTCACCTATCCGGGCGACGACGCGAGCGTGATCTTCGACAACGTCACCGAGCAGGCGGGCCTGACGCTCGACACCTCGGCGGGCGTCGTCACCGGGTACTCGGACGTCAAGTCGGGCCTGTCGACCGGCGCCACCCGGCTCTTCGTCTACGGAGTCTTCGACGCGCCGGTGACCGAGGGCTCCGCGAGCGGGGTCAAGGGCTACATGAGGTTCAAGGCCGGTGCCGACCACACCGTCACCCTGCGCCTGGCCACCTCGCTCATCAGCATCGACCAGGCCAAGGACAACCTGCGCCAGGAGATCCCGGACGGCACCTCGTTCGACGCCGTCAAGAAGGACGCGCGCCGGCAGTGGGACCGGCTGTTCGGCCGGATCGAGGTGCAGGGCGCGACCCCGGACCAGCTGACCACCCTCTACTCCAGCATGTACCGGCTCTATCTCTACCCGAACTCCGGCTTCGAGAAGGTGGGTTCGACGTACCAGTACGCCTCGCCGTTCTCCCCGATGCCGGGTCCGGACACCGCGACCCACACCGGGGCGAAGATCGTCGACGGCAAGGTGTACGTCAACAACGGCTTCTGGGACACCTACCGCACGACCTGGCCGGCCTATTCGTTCCTGACGCCCCATCAGGCCGGGGAGATGGTCGACGGGTTCGTGCAGCAGTACAAGGACGGCGGCTGGACCTCGCGCTGGTCCTCGCCCGGCTACGCGGACCTCATGACCGGCACCTCGTCGGACGTGGCGTTCGCGGACGCGTACGTCAAGGGCGTCGACTTCGACGCCAAGTCGGCGTACGACGCGGCCCTGAAGAACGCGACGGTGGTCCCCCCGACCTCCGGCGTGGGCCGCAAGGGCATGGCCACCTCCCCCTTCCTCGGCTACACGAGCACGTCCACGGGCGAGGGCCTGTCCTGGGCCATGGAGGGCTACGTCAACGACTACGGCATCGCCCAGATGGGCAAGGCGCTCTACAGGAAGACCGGCGAGAAGCGCTACAAGGAGGAGTCGGACTACTTCCTGAACCGCTCCCAGGACTACGTGAACCTCTTCGACTCCAAGGCCGGCTTCTTCCAGGGCCGCGACGCCAAGGGGAACTGGCGGGTCGACTCCGCCACGTACGACCCGCGCGTGTGGGGTTACGACTACACCGAGACCGACGGCTGGGGCTACGCGTTCACCGCGCCGCAGGACTCACGCGGTCTCGCCAACCTGTACGGCGGCCGGGCCGCGCTCGCGGACAAGCTCGACACGTACTTCTCCACCCCCGAGACGGCCTCGCCCGACACCGTCGGCTCCTACGGCGGGGTCATCCACGAGATGACCGAGGCCAGGGATGTGCGGATGGGCCAGTACGGGCACTCCAACCAGGTGGCCCACCACGTGAACTACATGTACGACGCGGCCGGGCAGCCCTGGAAGGCCCAGAAGAACATCCGCGAGGTCCTGTCCCGTCTCTACACCGGCAGCGAGATCGGACAGGGCTACCACGGCGACGAGGACAACGGCGAGCAGTCGGCCTGGTACCTCTTCTCCTCGCTCGGCTTCTATCCGCTGGTGATGGGCAGCGGCGAGTACGCCATCGGATCGCCCCTGTTCACGAAGGCGACGGTCCACCTGGAGAACGGCAAGGACCTGGTCGTCAAGGCCCCCCGCAACAGCACGAAGAACGTGTACGTGCAGGGGGTCCGGTTCAACGGCAAGCGATGGAACTCGACTTCGCTCCCCCATTCGCTCATCACCCGAGGCGGTGTCCTGGAGTTCGACATGGGCGCCGAGCCGTCCTCGTGGGGCACCGGCAAGGACGCGGCACCGGTCTCGGTCACCGAGGACGACAAGGTGCCCGCGCCGCGCGCGGACACCCTCAAGGGGGACGGTCCCCTGTTCGACAACACCTCGGCCACGGACGCCACCGTCACCTCGGTGGACCTGCCGGTCGGCGGCGACACCCGGGGAGTCCAGTACACACTGACCTCCTCGGACCACACCAAGGCGCCGACCGGATGGACCTTGCAGGGCTCCGCGGACGGGACGACCTGGACGGACCTCGACAAGCGCTCCGGTGAGTCCTTCCCCTGGGACCGGCAGACCCGGGTGTTCACGGTCGCGTCCCCGGGCTCGTACGCCCACTACCGACTCGTCCTCGACGGCGAGTCGACCCTCGCGGAGGTGGAACTGCTGGCCTAG